A single window of Thalassoroseus pseudoceratinae DNA harbors:
- a CDS encoding cytochrome b N-terminal domain-containing protein → MSVGEYIRNSQIWKSIFRHPAPTDRRNRAVVMLTNFFLHLHPVSIKRQGIALSYTWCMGGITFFLFLVETLTGVLLMFYYRPTLEWAFTDIQALRDVQTLGIMREIHRWGAHAMVITVWLHMYRVFLTGSYKPPREFNWVVGVLLLVLTLLLSFTGYLLPWDQLAIWAITVGSNMARATPLLGGEGPGAQLLNVGGFDLITSASDARFLLLGGRFVGEATLNRFYILHCVAIPLVVAGLIAIHFWRVRKDGGISQPL, encoded by the coding sequence ATGTCCGTCGGCGAGTACATCCGCAATTCGCAAATTTGGAAGAGTATCTTCCGTCATCCAGCACCGACCGATCGTCGGAATCGGGCTGTGGTGATGCTGACGAACTTCTTCCTGCACTTGCATCCAGTTTCGATCAAACGCCAGGGTATCGCGTTATCTTACACGTGGTGCATGGGCGGGATCACGTTCTTTCTGTTTCTGGTCGAAACCCTGACCGGCGTGCTGTTGATGTTCTACTATCGCCCGACTCTGGAATGGGCGTTTACAGACATTCAAGCACTTCGCGACGTGCAAACGCTAGGGATCATGCGTGAGATCCACCGATGGGGTGCTCACGCGATGGTGATTACCGTGTGGCTACATATGTATCGAGTCTTTCTGACCGGTAGCTACAAACCTCCCCGAGAATTCAACTGGGTTGTCGGCGTGCTGCTGCTTGTGCTCACGTTGCTACTCTCGTTCACGGGTTACCTATTGCCTTGGGATCAACTAGCGATCTGGGCGATCACCGTGGGTTCGAACATGGCTCGGGCAACACCATTGCTCGGGGGTGAAGGCCCAGGGGCACAGTTGCTCAACGTGGGCGGATTCGACTTGATCACCTCAGCTAGCGATGCTCGCTTCCTTTTGTTGGGCGGGCGATTCGTCGGCGAAGCCACGCTGAACCGTTTCTACATTTTGCACTGCGTCGCAATCCCGTTGGTGGTGGCGGGGTTGATTGCGATTCACTTCTGGCGAGTCCGAAAAGACGGCGGAATTAGTCAGCCGCTCTAA
- a CDS encoding Rieske 2Fe-2S domain-containing protein has translation MGKKKTTQEILAELRAKDSSGGSSSEEPAADQSKAETPTESASPAEAPPAKSADKPKSTKDIMAALRAEAAGGGKAKPAEKTGAKPKSTKDIMAALRAETAGDGKAKPAASEATKPAAKAKPKAAAPPAGERPSVQEMIKVAREGAPDKPAEEKPKTRVKPASRRAAKKSDDDATRRSFLFDVLLAPFVLAWVAFASAATAFGLGVARYMMPNVLVEPPSRFKVGSPTDFPANTVSTKFKAEFGIWVVNANVDGEQMVYALRSVCTHLGCTPSWLEGEQKFKCPCHGSGFYITGVNFEGPAPRPLERVGISLGADGLLEVDKSVTFQQEMGQWGDSASYVPMV, from the coding sequence ATGGGTAAAAAGAAAACGACGCAGGAAATCCTCGCGGAACTTCGTGCAAAAGATTCGAGTGGTGGATCCTCCAGTGAGGAACCCGCCGCCGATCAGTCTAAGGCGGAAACGCCGACTGAGTCGGCATCTCCCGCCGAAGCACCCCCGGCGAAATCGGCCGATAAGCCGAAGTCGACCAAGGATATCATGGCGGCATTGCGAGCCGAGGCTGCTGGCGGAGGCAAAGCGAAGCCCGCCGAGAAAACTGGGGCTAAGCCAAAGTCGACCAAGGACATTATGGCTGCCCTGCGAGCCGAAACGGCTGGTGATGGCAAGGCAAAGCCCGCAGCGAGCGAGGCTACAAAACCTGCAGCAAAGGCAAAACCAAAGGCTGCTGCACCACCCGCTGGCGAGCGTCCCAGCGTGCAGGAAATGATCAAGGTGGCCCGTGAGGGTGCTCCTGATAAGCCTGCCGAAGAAAAACCGAAGACGCGTGTTAAGCCAGCTTCGCGGCGCGCTGCGAAGAAATCCGATGATGACGCGACACGTCGTAGCTTTTTGTTCGACGTGCTTCTTGCTCCGTTCGTGCTTGCTTGGGTCGCATTTGCGAGTGCCGCAACGGCCTTCGGGCTCGGTGTGGCTCGCTACATGATGCCCAACGTACTTGTGGAACCGCCGAGTCGCTTCAAAGTTGGTAGCCCGACAGATTTCCCAGCCAACACAGTATCGACGAAGTTCAAAGCCGAGTTCGGTATCTGGGTGGTTAATGCCAACGTTGACGGAGAGCAGATGGTTTACGCACTCCGGTCGGTTTGTACCCATCTGGGTTGTACGCCGAGTTGGCTTGAAGGCGAACAGAAATTCAAATGCCCCTGCCACGGCTCGGGTTTCTATATCACAGGTGTGAACTTTGAAGGTCCTGCCCCGCGACCGCTCGAACGGGTTGGGATTTCACTTGGTGCCGATGGCTTGCTGGAAGTCGACAAGAGTGTGACATTCCAGCAGGAAATGGGACAATGGGGCGATAGTGCCTCCTACGTTCCGATGGTCTAA
- a CDS encoding cytochrome c: MIVDFGDNLKHGRTVYMQHCMHCHGVTGDGNGPTAEYLNPLPRDYRQGWFKFASTGQNDPPNTGDLDRIIRRGIPGTYMPSFALLKEDEVANTVEYVRWLSMRGNLELSLAGRMSREYSEASVQDEIDTALNRHQQAVEKWNEGGQKGEEPVLEKTATKVRKDRLADLKDDLEKIPGYVDRYADQIATNWKQAQQLSHAIYPKEPRTPDTAASRSRGRLLYLRNNCHNCHGVTGEGNGPRTREFDKDPVTNEPYPTPGLYNKWGHPIEPRNLTVGMYRGGRRPLDLYRRIHEGMPGTPMPPYGKLEDQQIWDIVNYVMSLPYNDPMAGTPKESEEASEDEVAARQDQHEQLVAETADE, from the coding sequence ATCATCGTTGACTTCGGTGACAACCTGAAACATGGTCGTACCGTGTATATGCAACACTGCATGCACTGTCACGGTGTGACTGGCGATGGGAATGGTCCGACGGCCGAGTATCTCAATCCGTTGCCACGCGATTACCGGCAAGGTTGGTTTAAATTTGCTTCCACTGGGCAGAACGATCCACCGAACACCGGCGACCTCGACCGCATTATTCGTCGAGGAATCCCTGGGACTTACATGCCGTCGTTTGCGTTACTGAAGGAAGACGAGGTTGCAAATACGGTTGAATACGTTCGTTGGTTGTCGATGCGAGGTAATCTCGAGCTGAGTCTCGCGGGCCGGATGTCGCGTGAGTATTCCGAAGCGAGTGTTCAAGACGAAATCGATACCGCTTTGAATCGTCATCAACAAGCTGTCGAGAAGTGGAACGAAGGCGGACAAAAGGGCGAAGAGCCTGTGCTTGAAAAAACCGCTACAAAAGTTCGCAAAGATCGACTCGCGGATTTGAAAGACGACTTGGAAAAGATTCCCGGCTATGTCGATCGGTATGCGGATCAGATCGCCACGAATTGGAAACAAGCCCAACAACTTTCGCACGCGATCTACCCCAAAGAACCACGGACGCCGGACACCGCAGCATCCAGATCGCGGGGACGACTATTGTACTTGCGAAACAATTGCCACAACTGTCATGGCGTGACGGGTGAAGGGAATGGACCTCGTACTCGTGAATTCGACAAAGACCCAGTTACGAACGAGCCGTATCCGACACCGGGCTTATACAACAAATGGGGCCATCCCATCGAACCTCGGAACTTGACGGTCGGGATGTATCGCGGTGGACGGCGTCCACTCGATCTTTACCGTCGAATTCACGAAGGAATGCCAGGAACGCCAATGCCGCCTTATGGCAAATTGGAAGATCAACAAATTTGGGACATCGTTAACTACGTCATGTCGTTGCCGTACAATGATCCAATGGCGGGAACGCCGAAGGAGTCTGAGGAAGCATCCGAGGACGAGGTTGCGGCTCGGCAAGATCAGCATGAACAGCTCGTCGCGGAAACTGCGGACGAATAA
- a CDS encoding type II secretion system F family protein, giving the protein MSRRSSSDSKKKIKLSHPLDKLKDDTGDTSTSAGASRGFGGRIRLTTLSTTCRKLGTMLESGVAARKAFSVVAKRTHDQRARTALHHVDEAVQEGHDVASSMAEQGNAFPPLMIDMVSVGEKTGALPEILKSLALHYENLVRLRRSFFRAIAWPMFQLNAAIWVIALLVLVLGMIAQSTGSKPLQVLPFGLSGGTGAVVWLFACYGTLGTLIGGYLLVTKSMQGRKLLDPLLMKIPVFGGCMRSFAIARFSWAFSLTQNSGMDIRESLEASLNATSNGAYIAAFPQIWREVESGEPLAWAMRRTQLFPGEYLEMVETAEETGTVPEMLDHLGPQFEEEAQRALKAMTSTLAWVIWAMVAVFIIVLIFRVATLYVGMLNEAARM; this is encoded by the coding sequence GTGTCGCGACGTTCGTCCAGCGACTCCAAAAAGAAGATCAAACTCAGCCATCCGCTCGATAAACTCAAAGACGACACCGGCGACACCTCGACATCCGCCGGTGCATCACGTGGGTTCGGTGGACGCATTCGGTTGACGACCCTCTCGACAACCTGTCGAAAGCTCGGCACGATGCTCGAATCCGGTGTCGCTGCTCGGAAGGCGTTCAGTGTTGTCGCCAAGCGAACACACGACCAACGTGCGCGAACTGCGTTGCATCACGTCGATGAGGCGGTTCAAGAAGGGCACGATGTCGCCTCCAGCATGGCAGAGCAGGGCAATGCGTTTCCACCGTTGATGATCGACATGGTCTCCGTCGGCGAGAAAACCGGGGCACTGCCGGAAATTCTCAAGAGTCTCGCATTGCACTATGAGAACCTCGTGCGGTTGCGACGAAGTTTCTTCCGTGCGATTGCCTGGCCGATGTTTCAGCTCAACGCGGCTATTTGGGTCATCGCTTTGTTGGTCCTGGTTTTGGGAATGATCGCCCAGAGTACCGGCAGCAAACCGTTGCAGGTTCTACCGTTCGGTTTGAGCGGCGGAACCGGAGCCGTCGTCTGGCTCTTCGCGTGCTACGGGACGCTCGGCACGTTGATCGGCGGGTATTTGCTGGTCACGAAATCGATGCAAGGTCGCAAACTGCTCGATCCACTTTTGATGAAGATTCCCGTATTCGGCGGTTGCATGCGTTCGTTCGCGATCGCTCGTTTTTCCTGGGCCTTCTCGTTGACTCAGAATTCCGGTATGGATATCCGCGAAAGCTTGGAAGCCAGCCTGAACGCCACCAGTAACGGAGCGTACATCGCAGCGTTTCCGCAGATTTGGCGTGAAGTGGAATCCGGCGAACCGCTTGCTTGGGCAATGCGACGAACGCAACTTTTCCCTGGCGAATACCTCGAAATGGTGGAAACCGCCGAGGAAACCGGAACCGTGCCCGAAATGCTGGACCATCTCGGTCCGCAATTCGAGGAAGAAGCCCAACGCGCACTGAAAGCAATGACCTCAACACTCGCGTGGGTTATCTGGGCCATGGTCGCGGTGTTCATCATCGTCCTTATCTTCCGCGTGGCGACGCTCTACGTTGGAATGCTCAACGAAGCCGCCCGCATGTAG
- a CDS encoding PDZ domain-containing protein: protein MPADDSFWRNPKKLHIWFAFSSLGLLFVTLAMMAGDHSDQWRDYQKTFDQINAIKLETAIESEQGGEYQARVEQLQTEIDQAESNFSEEKQKIDQKIAELSLDADNLSRRVRAQRAVRDKARADYDLAIRDEKTALAAQLREDFDREQQRVDELELALSNIETEIKEQKQELAKQTVAYDQATEELKQFQAEVERLQAAKSKVDPDNWFSSTKRSIMQLPIIDGFNSPHQVKQIWLPDLKITLGMAHTARFDRCTTCHLGIDQVEAGNKPAYPAGHPESEEPADWVAANEFPQPFSTHPNPDLYLTATSPHPTQTFGCTACHEGQGSGTTFSNAAHTPNNPSTGNHWEEEYHFHPNHYWEYPMLPERFQESSCLKCHHGVTELATSPKFGNSAPKVTKGFETIGTFGCFGCHEINGYAGSQSIGPDLRLEPNWYAVAQQVKAAVVGVLKDMEPDAEESGQLKQIADLADHVADAPFESATERSELQSMLVADRQLLNPKLSQRTHNLAAELADVEHIGKYRKVGPALRHIHHKTTDEWVAYWTENPSRFRPSTKMPQFFHLTNLDDATAKRYQPYEIQAISEYLLNKSKEQPFDMLAPAKDYKPDTERGRELFAERGCLACHSHSEFPSATANFGPKLDRVHAKLKEYDPAAEDFTQSEAFRWLYTWLRDPQRYHKRTRMPNLYLDAYESADGEETQSVDPAADIAAWLLQKGPEKFEAPSTLPVHLGLVVEDRAFESGVLVTEVLRFSPATRAEHGEGEDKIEWPLLAEDVILEVGGREVTNSKVFRELVNELDEDERVSVRVQRAGTEKTVTVIAQSPLQDLMRLYLSKTLTNPQVEDTFTAHAYPFEADMIKGDEIELVPGKVDGEKLSDEDWKSMQMAYLGRRTISRYGCYGCHDIPGFESAKPIGTSLQDWGRKDTSKLATEHIAEFLHHNGHGDELSTSEQVEQAMKSARADEFASEEEREKALSMAYYYESLAEHGRPGFIWQKLHAPRSYDYHKTETKGYDERLRMPKFPFDEAQIESVITFVLGLVAEPPAEQYLYQPEGADKARYEGEFLLKKYNCTSCHMLDLPEMQIMVDRESDDTPSTYADMVGMTQSQMLDWFVENRKALLDDATDPPEYPKEIQQVEELAKFFGLETDIPGIAQLADTGKSTQFRANLETFFKDHPELRLQTKPDVSKESPHGILKFLNFRERSSGEVDKTTDDGDAIFAFHGLQTDRLVLDDPENPNFKYQLWEPLEIGGKVYLPGVDAFNFTQSMVADEKPARGGDFAQWLVGRIDEKSSPADQGTSASITKAWQMVPPPLYGEGKKVQTAWLYRFLKNPDRLRWMAVLRMPQFNLSDQEARSLANYFAAADDADFPYQDIPEREEPYLNHKEQELHAFLEEQNTDYLNQSWDMLGKHDVCIKCHSIMGRQFNGTGDSVTRGPDLRSRTSDRLRPEWLELWFYNPKWSLPYTAMLAPSTNTTEGYFKKDPEWQVTGLRDAIMNYDQLIQKHGIVEAPAAPQTNADPAENE, encoded by the coding sequence ATGCCGGCTGACGATAGTTTCTGGCGAAACCCCAAGAAATTACACATCTGGTTTGCCTTCAGTTCGCTCGGATTGTTGTTCGTGACGCTCGCGATGATGGCTGGCGACCACTCCGATCAATGGCGGGACTACCAAAAGACGTTCGACCAGATCAACGCGATCAAACTCGAAACTGCGATCGAGAGTGAGCAAGGTGGCGAATACCAAGCCCGAGTCGAGCAGCTTCAAACTGAGATCGACCAAGCTGAGTCGAACTTCTCGGAAGAGAAACAGAAGATCGACCAGAAAATCGCGGAGTTGTCTCTCGATGCGGACAACCTCAGCCGTCGCGTACGCGCTCAACGTGCCGTTCGCGACAAAGCTCGGGCCGACTATGACCTCGCCATCCGTGACGAGAAAACAGCACTCGCGGCTCAACTCCGAGAAGACTTCGATCGCGAGCAGCAACGAGTCGACGAGTTGGAACTGGCGTTAAGCAATATCGAAACGGAAATCAAAGAACAGAAACAGGAACTCGCAAAGCAAACCGTCGCCTATGATCAGGCGACTGAAGAGCTCAAGCAGTTCCAAGCTGAAGTCGAACGACTTCAGGCGGCAAAAAGCAAAGTCGATCCCGATAATTGGTTTTCGTCGACAAAACGAAGCATTATGCAGCTGCCGATCATCGACGGCTTCAACTCGCCGCATCAAGTGAAACAAATTTGGCTTCCCGATCTCAAGATCACCTTGGGAATGGCACACACCGCACGATTCGATCGTTGCACAACTTGCCATTTGGGGATCGATCAGGTCGAAGCTGGCAACAAGCCAGCGTACCCCGCAGGTCATCCCGAATCGGAAGAGCCTGCTGATTGGGTTGCGGCGAACGAGTTCCCACAACCGTTCTCGACACACCCCAACCCGGATCTGTATCTGACCGCCACAAGTCCGCACCCCACGCAGACCTTTGGCTGCACCGCGTGTCACGAGGGCCAAGGTTCCGGGACGACTTTCTCCAATGCCGCCCACACACCGAACAATCCAAGCACCGGGAATCATTGGGAAGAAGAATACCACTTCCATCCCAATCACTACTGGGAGTATCCAATGCTCCCCGAGCGATTCCAAGAATCGTCATGTTTGAAATGTCATCATGGCGTCACGGAACTCGCCACCAGCCCGAAATTTGGCAACTCGGCACCGAAAGTGACCAAAGGCTTTGAGACCATCGGCACCTTCGGATGCTTCGGCTGTCACGAAATCAACGGATACGCTGGTTCCCAGTCAATCGGGCCGGATCTGCGATTGGAACCCAACTGGTACGCCGTTGCCCAGCAAGTCAAAGCCGCCGTCGTCGGAGTTCTGAAGGATATGGAACCGGACGCGGAAGAATCCGGTCAGTTGAAGCAGATTGCGGACTTGGCAGACCATGTCGCCGATGCACCGTTCGAGTCAGCGACCGAACGATCCGAATTGCAGTCGATGCTGGTGGCCGATCGTCAACTCCTCAATCCGAAACTGTCTCAACGCACGCACAATCTCGCTGCCGAATTAGCTGATGTCGAACACATCGGCAAATATCGGAAAGTGGGCCCAGCGTTGCGTCATATTCACCACAAGACGACAGACGAGTGGGTCGCATATTGGACAGAGAACCCCTCACGATTCCGACCGTCGACCAAGATGCCACAATTCTTCCATCTCACGAATTTGGATGATGCAACCGCGAAACGCTACCAACCGTATGAGATCCAAGCGATCTCCGAATACTTGTTGAACAAATCAAAAGAGCAACCATTCGATATGCTTGCTCCCGCAAAAGACTACAAACCCGACACCGAACGAGGTCGAGAATTGTTCGCGGAACGGGGTTGTCTGGCGTGTCATTCGCACTCCGAATTCCCGTCGGCGACGGCGAACTTCGGACCGAAGCTTGACCGTGTCCACGCTAAGCTCAAGGAATACGACCCGGCTGCTGAAGACTTCACACAAAGCGAAGCATTCCGCTGGCTTTACACGTGGCTTCGCGATCCGCAGCGTTACCACAAACGAACTCGGATGCCGAATCTGTACCTGGACGCCTACGAATCAGCAGACGGCGAAGAGACACAAAGCGTCGACCCCGCCGCCGACATCGCCGCATGGCTCCTGCAGAAAGGTCCTGAGAAGTTCGAGGCACCGAGCACATTGCCGGTCCACCTGGGACTTGTTGTCGAAGACCGAGCATTCGAGTCGGGTGTCCTCGTGACAGAAGTATTGCGATTCTCCCCCGCAACACGAGCAGAGCACGGGGAAGGTGAGGACAAGATCGAATGGCCGCTACTCGCTGAAGACGTGATTTTGGAAGTCGGCGGACGTGAAGTGACCAATTCGAAGGTCTTCCGGGAGCTCGTCAACGAGCTCGACGAAGACGAACGAGTTTCTGTTCGGGTCCAAAGAGCCGGAACTGAAAAAACCGTCACCGTAATCGCACAGAGTCCTCTCCAAGATTTGATGCGACTGTACTTGTCGAAAACGCTCACCAACCCGCAAGTCGAAGACACCTTTACCGCTCACGCTTATCCGTTCGAGGCGGACATGATCAAAGGTGATGAAATCGAGCTCGTCCCAGGCAAAGTGGATGGTGAGAAGCTTTCCGATGAAGATTGGAAGAGCATGCAGATGGCCTATCTGGGTCGTCGCACGATCTCACGCTACGGCTGTTATGGTTGTCATGACATTCCTGGTTTTGAATCTGCGAAACCGATCGGGACTTCACTTCAGGATTGGGGTCGTAAGGACACCAGCAAACTGGCCACCGAGCACATCGCCGAATTCCTCCATCACAATGGACATGGCGACGAATTGAGCACGAGTGAGCAAGTCGAGCAAGCCATGAAGTCCGCACGGGCTGACGAGTTTGCGTCCGAGGAAGAACGCGAAAAAGCACTTTCGATGGCCTACTACTACGAATCACTGGCCGAGCATGGCCGACCAGGATTCATTTGGCAGAAGCTGCATGCACCACGTAGCTACGACTATCACAAAACGGAAACCAAAGGCTACGACGAACGTTTACGAATGCCGAAGTTCCCGTTCGACGAAGCTCAGATTGAGTCCGTGATCACGTTTGTGTTGGGGCTCGTGGCCGAACCGCCAGCGGAGCAGTATCTCTATCAACCGGAAGGTGCGGACAAGGCCCGATATGAAGGCGAGTTCCTGCTGAAGAAATACAATTGTACCAGCTGCCATATGCTCGACCTGCCCGAAATGCAGATCATGGTCGACCGCGAATCGGACGACACTCCATCGACCTATGCGGACATGGTCGGCATGACGCAGTCGCAGATGCTCGACTGGTTCGTGGAAAATCGAAAGGCACTCTTGGATGACGCTACCGATCCACCGGAGTACCCCAAGGAAATCCAACAAGTTGAAGAATTGGCGAAATTCTTCGGGCTAGAAACCGACATTCCCGGCATCGCTCAATTGGCCGACACGGGAAAATCTACGCAGTTCCGTGCCAACCTCGAAACATTCTTCAAGGATCATCCCGAACTTCGACTTCAGACGAAGCCGGACGTATCCAAAGAATCTCCGCACGGAATTCTCAAGTTCCTGAACTTCCGCGAACGAAGTTCTGGAGAAGTCGACAAGACAACCGACGATGGCGATGCGATCTTTGCATTCCACGGTTTGCAGACGGACCGATTGGTCCTGGATGACCCGGAGAACCCCAACTTCAAATATCAGCTGTGGGAACCGCTGGAAATCGGTGGCAAAGTCTATCTGCCTGGTGTGGATGCCTTTAACTTTACACAGTCGATGGTCGCCGACGAGAAGCCTGCCCGTGGTGGTGATTTCGCCCAGTGGCTTGTTGGGCGGATCGATGAGAAATCCTCACCAGCCGACCAAGGCACATCGGCCAGTATCACCAAAGCTTGGCAGATGGTTCCGCCTCCGTTGTATGGGGAAGGGAAGAAGGTTCAAACCGCTTGGCTTTACCGCTTCCTCAAGAATCCCGATCGACTTCGTTGGATGGCCGTCCTACGAATGCCACAGTTCAACCTGAGTGACCAAGAAGCACGTAGCCTCGCCAATTACTTTGCGGCTGCGGATGACGCGGACTTCCCGTATCAAGACATTCCCGAACGTGAAGAGCCGTACCTCAACCATAAGGAACAAGAACTTCACGCGTTCCTGGAAGAGCAGAATACGGACTATCTCAACCAAAGCTGGGATATGCTGGGCAAACACGATGTCTGTATCAAATGCCACTCGATTATGGGACGGCAGTTCAATGGTACTGGTGATTCCGTCACTCGTGGACCGGACTTGCGGTCTCGCACGTCGGATCGGCTGCGTCCGGAATGGCTGGAACTCTGGTTCTATAATCCCAAGTGGAGTTTGCCCTACACGGCGATGCTCGCACCGTCGACAAATACGACCGAAGGGTATTTCAAGAAAGATCCGGAATGGCAAGTCACCGGGTTGCGTGATGCCATCATGAATTACGATCAGCTCATTCAGAAGCACGGTATCGTCGAGGCCCCAGCGGCGCCGCAGACGAATGCCGATCCCGCTGAAAACGAGTAG
- a CDS encoding cytochrome b family protein — protein MHNAELTKGVILGLGWFYLLLFLANAWWTVISYRSGEHKRVRLFGLLGDGQDVLSATFWGVYSGVLLMVSLAHFVNSSQPDSFVLVLPEFLKNGIDQLANPVIYFALSIVLFAAIILLREWLVKPEVAWVLFNVSAVGMALAMTDMDFRKIVGKPDNVPIVGMLYLVAFFTWLYFKRAVDNDRRIAEGRPLYEKEDSEKVLVWPDLVYTELICMVLLTVLLVVWGLALQAPLEEPASAVKTPNPSKAPWYFLGLQEMLVYFDPWLAGVVFPTIILLGLMAIPYIDFNKKGNGYYTFNERPFAVSVFLFGFLPLWIAMIILGTFLRGPNWNIFGPFEYWDVHKLEVLNNVNLSEWFYLSLLNTGLPENILVREAPGFILIAAYFLVAPPLLAGTVFRKMYPKMGFLRYMVFVNLLLWMAALPIKMVLRWWLNLKYLVAIPEYFFNI, from the coding sequence ATGCACAACGCGGAACTGACGAAAGGTGTCATCCTCGGCTTGGGTTGGTTCTATCTGTTGCTGTTCCTTGCGAACGCTTGGTGGACCGTTATCTCATACCGCTCGGGTGAGCATAAACGGGTTCGCCTGTTTGGGCTGCTCGGTGACGGACAAGACGTGCTGTCGGCCACATTCTGGGGTGTATACAGCGGCGTGTTGCTGATGGTGTCTTTGGCACACTTCGTCAACAGTAGTCAGCCCGACTCCTTTGTCCTTGTGTTGCCGGAATTCCTGAAGAACGGCATCGATCAACTCGCAAACCCGGTGATCTATTTCGCGCTTTCGATTGTGCTCTTTGCCGCAATCATCTTGCTGCGTGAGTGGCTCGTGAAGCCGGAAGTCGCTTGGGTGCTCTTCAATGTCTCCGCTGTCGGCATGGCTCTCGCGATGACCGATATGGACTTCCGTAAGATCGTCGGCAAACCGGACAACGTTCCAATTGTGGGGATGTTGTACCTCGTTGCATTCTTCACATGGTTGTACTTCAAGCGGGCGGTCGACAACGATCGAAGAATTGCCGAGGGTCGGCCGTTATACGAGAAAGAAGACAGCGAGAAAGTTCTCGTCTGGCCAGACTTGGTCTACACCGAACTGATTTGCATGGTTCTTCTGACCGTCCTTCTTGTCGTCTGGGGCTTGGCCTTGCAAGCTCCGCTGGAAGAGCCGGCATCTGCGGTAAAAACACCAAACCCGTCGAAAGCACCATGGTACTTCCTCGGACTGCAAGAGATGCTGGTGTATTTCGACCCCTGGTTGGCTGGGGTGGTCTTTCCGACCATCATTTTGCTCGGCTTGATGGCCATCCCCTACATCGATTTCAACAAGAAGGGTAACGGCTACTACACCTTCAACGAGCGTCCATTCGCTGTCAGCGTGTTCCTGTTTGGGTTCCTCCCTTTGTGGATCGCGATGATTATTCTCGGGACGTTCTTGCGAGGGCCGAACTGGAACATCTTCGGACCGTTCGAATACTGGGATGTTCACAAGCTGGAAGTCCTCAACAATGTGAACCTTTCCGAATGGTTCTATCTCTCATTGCTGAATACGGGATTGCCCGAGAACATTCTGGTGAGAGAGGCCCCGGGCTTCATATTGATCGCCGCCTACTTCCTGGTGGCACCACCGTTGCTTGCCGGAACTGTCTTCCGCAAGATGTATCCAAAAATGGGATTCCTGCGATACATGGTGTTCGTCAACTTGCTACTGTGGATGGCCGCCTTGCCAATCAAGATGGTTCTGCGATGGTGGTTGAACCTCAAGTATCTGGTCGCAATTCCGGAATACTTCTTCAATATCTGA
- a CDS encoding carboxypeptidase regulatory-like domain-containing protein — MIRRQNITVSLCVGGLFLVLNGCGGGVETDANVVLKPTYDVAPEAGKEGGTSKTGGNGTGGGDSTTTEPEAGGVGIWKGKVQIAAGDALPEPKIRFAVGKATADPQWCAAKQPIMNRQLIVNQETRGIANVFIWLEEMPDGGKAETSSSQSWEYLFDQKNCTFVPHGMVVRTGQPIKVVSSDQVKHNVHSRPLENAEFNESLSAGETTEMTYQSPEFVPVKVVCDIHTWMNAYQLPVSHPYAAVTNEKGEFTIADLPAGDYEFKVWHEAKGWIHRGLEVTITGGDNTQTIDVSAGELLGAFEGPKPRTVLLSGF, encoded by the coding sequence ATGATTCGACGACAAAACATCACTGTATCACTTTGCGTTGGTGGGCTTTTCCTGGTCCTCAACGGTTGTGGTGGCGGTGTCGAAACCGATGCGAACGTGGTCCTCAAACCGACCTACGATGTTGCTCCTGAAGCCGGCAAAGAGGGCGGCACGAGCAAAACTGGTGGTAACGGAACCGGTGGCGGTGACAGCACAACAACAGAACCGGAAGCCGGTGGAGTGGGTATCTGGAAAGGCAAAGTCCAAATTGCTGCCGGTGACGCGCTTCCCGAACCGAAAATTCGTTTTGCAGTTGGCAAAGCCACCGCTGATCCGCAGTGGTGTGCAGCCAAACAACCGATCATGAATCGGCAGCTGATTGTCAATCAGGAAACTCGTGGCATCGCAAATGTCTTCATCTGGCTTGAGGAAATGCCCGACGGCGGTAAAGCCGAAACCTCCAGTTCTCAGAGTTGGGAATACCTCTTCGACCAGAAGAATTGCACGTTCGTTCCTCACGGCATGGTGGTTCGGACGGGGCAACCGATCAAGGTCGTCAGTTCAGACCAGGTTAAGCACAATGTGCACTCGCGACCGCTTGAAAATGCGGAGTTCAACGAGTCTCTTTCGGCTGGTGAAACCACAGAGATGACGTATCAGTCGCCTGAGTTTGTGCCAGTCAAAGTCGTCTGCGACATCCACACTTGGATGAATGCCTATCAATTGCCGGTTTCGCATCCGTACGCCGCCGTGACGAACGAGAAAGGCGAGTTCACCATTGCCGACCTCCCGGCTGGCGACTATGAATTTAAAGTATGGCATGAAGCCAAAGGCTGGATTCACCGAGGACTGGAAGTCACGATCACAGGTGGCGATAATACACAGACCATCGATGTGAGTGCCGGTGAATTGCTTGGAGCATTTGAAGGCCCGAAACCTCGGACAGTCCTGCTGTCCGGATTCTAA